In Halanaeroarchaeum sp. HSR-CO, one DNA window encodes the following:
- a CDS encoding acetate--CoA ligase family protein, producing the protein MGDTALASLLSPNRVAVVGRDDPAVAASAIGDSKTFDPKTLAETGRHDWFVGTDLAIVTTTTGIESTVATLVDNGVGSVLVTVPVEDPRWFELVEVAAAGDVDLVGPDAALVVPDLGLQANVDESIEDGAIALVGEDPQTIRSLLAEATYREIGFSTVLATGRHATVRPADAITALGADDDTSVVLARPERIDRSFYQAASTLSSGMALAVHAPKWACVDDPIDAGSLGTIDPADLRNAVLEQAGVLRVDSVDRVLDLAPALAEQPLPEGDDVVIVSNAGGPGVMATDAVGVSRLSMAELSEETVERLEAAIPDRAYARNPLDLLADSDIDVFSDVLDAVLTDQDVDAAVVISAPNPLFTFEEMAENVASARSEHESPVVTALMGGESTQAAASRLRAVGIPNYFDPFQAVAVLSALADQRDAAARRETEPASSAPIPVGEVRTAIDAGDGARAVLAAAGLTGDRPDDGVDVSIVARDLPHIGPVVAVGIAEYAPVLNDVALRVSPTSGDEVRSMFDDLRASQLLKGARGTEAVDVDTLVDAVLRIAAIPVAFPAVDTVDATVRASESGVGVTDAGLDLGDHQ; encoded by the coding sequence ATGGGAGATACCGCACTGGCTTCCCTCCTGTCCCCGAACCGCGTGGCCGTCGTCGGTCGAGACGACCCAGCCGTGGCCGCGTCCGCCATCGGTGATTCGAAGACCTTCGACCCGAAGACGCTGGCCGAGACCGGTCGGCACGACTGGTTCGTCGGCACTGACCTCGCCATCGTCACCACGACGACCGGCATCGAGTCGACGGTCGCCACGCTCGTCGACAACGGTGTCGGGAGCGTTCTCGTCACGGTCCCGGTCGAGGACCCGCGTTGGTTCGAACTCGTCGAGGTCGCCGCCGCTGGCGACGTCGACCTCGTCGGTCCAGACGCAGCCCTCGTCGTCCCCGACCTGGGTCTCCAGGCGAACGTCGACGAGTCAATCGAGGACGGTGCTATCGCCCTCGTCGGCGAGGACCCACAGACGATCCGCTCGCTGCTCGCAGAAGCGACGTATCGCGAGATCGGCTTCTCGACGGTTCTGGCGACCGGCCGTCACGCCACAGTCCGCCCGGCGGACGCGATCACTGCCTTGGGGGCGGACGATGACACCAGCGTCGTCCTCGCACGACCCGAACGCATCGACCGTTCGTTCTACCAGGCGGCATCCACGCTCTCATCGGGGATGGCACTCGCCGTCCACGCGCCGAAGTGGGCGTGTGTGGACGATCCCATCGACGCGGGTTCGCTCGGGACGATCGATCCGGCAGACCTCCGGAACGCGGTACTCGAACAGGCCGGCGTCCTCCGGGTCGATTCCGTCGACCGGGTGCTCGACCTCGCCCCCGCACTCGCCGAACAGCCACTTCCCGAGGGCGACGACGTCGTCATCGTCTCGAACGCTGGGGGGCCGGGGGTGATGGCCACCGACGCGGTGGGCGTCTCTCGGCTCTCGATGGCCGAACTCTCCGAGGAGACCGTCGAACGACTCGAGGCCGCCATCCCGGACCGGGCCTACGCCCGTAATCCACTCGATCTGCTCGCGGACTCCGATATCGACGTGTTCAGCGACGTCCTGGATGCAGTACTGACCGATCAGGACGTCGACGCAGCGGTCGTCATCTCGGCGCCGAACCCGTTGTTCACCTTCGAGGAGATGGCGGAGAACGTCGCGTCGGCGCGATCGGAGCACGAATCGCCGGTCGTCACGGCGCTCATGGGCGGCGAGAGCACCCAGGCGGCCGCCTCCCGGTTGCGGGCCGTCGGGATTCCGAACTACTTCGACCCGTTCCAGGCCGTGGCGGTGTTGAGCGCCCTGGCCGACCAGCGAGACGCGGCGGCACGACGCGAGACGGAACCCGCATCGTCCGCCCCGATACCGGTCGGCGAGGTCAGGACGGCCATCGATGCCGGTGACGGGGCCCGCGCTGTACTCGCGGCCGCGGGACTCACCGGTGACCGTCCGGATGACGGTGTCGACGTTTCGATCGTCGCCCGAGATCTCCCCCACATCGGACCGGTGGTCGCCGTCGGGATCGCGGAGTACGCCCCGGTGTTGAACGACGTTGCCCTCCGGGTCAGCCCCACCAGCGGGGACGAGGTACGGTCGATGTTCGACGATCTCCGAGCATCCCAGTTACTCAAGGGGGCCCGCGGGACGGAGGCCGTCGACGTCGATACCCTGGTCGACGCGGTTCTGCGGATCGCCGCCATCCCGGTGGCATTCCCGGCAGTCGATACGGTCGACGCCACGGTACGCGCATCCGAGAGCGGGGTCGGCGTGACGGACGCCGGCCTCGACCTCGGCGATCACCAGTAG
- a CDS encoding DUF2064 domain-containing protein has translation MTVVVALVDPPREGVVLPTVVEKTALSAADGVALYEAMLADFFAVTAEANVDVLVNYPSQDMLPDGQDGNPEAEIRSVATRALDAEDLTDVRYEVQVGSTPSARIGNALTHLLRDEGETSAVFVDHRVPFLERSVIDQAAIKLRRSETVVGPAAAGDVFLAGFKEPIDFADIFDGVPIENVVSRTVEDGYAADFVRRREVVATPRDLKTVVSLLRARQMADKRVATHTTAAVDKLGLRVEDGDLVVSERDSR, from the coding sequence GTGACCGTCGTCGTCGCGCTCGTCGACCCGCCGAGAGAGGGGGTCGTCCTGCCGACCGTCGTCGAAAAAACGGCGTTGTCTGCCGCCGACGGCGTCGCACTCTACGAGGCCATGCTCGCCGACTTCTTCGCCGTGACCGCGGAGGCGAACGTCGACGTCCTCGTGAACTATCCATCCCAGGACATGCTCCCGGACGGCCAGGACGGCAACCCCGAAGCCGAGATCCGTTCGGTCGCAACACGGGCACTCGACGCGGAGGACCTCACCGACGTCCGGTACGAAGTGCAGGTCGGATCGACCCCGTCGGCCAGAATCGGAAACGCGCTCACCCACCTTCTCCGCGACGAAGGCGAGACCTCTGCGGTCTTCGTCGACCACCGCGTCCCCTTCCTCGAGCGGTCGGTCATCGACCAGGCGGCGATCAAACTCCGTCGTAGCGAGACGGTCGTCGGCCCGGCAGCGGCCGGCGACGTCTTCCTCGCAGGTTTCAAGGAACCGATCGACTTCGCGGATATCTTCGACGGCGTCCCCATCGAGAACGTGGTCTCGAGGACCGTCGAGGATGGCTACGCCGCCGACTTCGTCCGGCGACGCGAGGTCGTCGCCACGCCACGGGACCTCAAAACGGTCGTCTCGCTCCTTCGCGCACGTCAGATGGCGGACAAACGGGTCGCGACCCACACGACCGCCGCGGTCGACAAACTAGGATTGCGGGTCGAAGATGGAGACCTGGTCGTCTCGGAAAGAGACAGTCGGTAG
- a CDS encoding DoxX family protein — MTQEINTTVFGSDVSLRFSAPWAAYWLAFVRILTGWYIFRSGLTKILDWPFDASGYLLQGSAGTVLEPLLVFVGNTGPLLAVTNFMVPVGELLIGVGLIFGGFVRLASFFGALLMGFFYFTNADWAAGAFSIEIAAMLLFMTLAVFGAGRVFGIDQYLESMNWAQNRWARLLMG, encoded by the coding sequence ATGACCCAAGAAATCAACACAACCGTCTTCGGTAGCGATGTCTCGCTCCGATTCAGCGCGCCATGGGCTGCCTACTGGCTCGCGTTCGTGAGGATCCTCACCGGGTGGTATATCTTCCGCTCGGGACTGACGAAAATACTCGACTGGCCCTTCGACGCCTCTGGATACCTCCTCCAGGGGAGCGCCGGAACCGTTCTCGAACCGCTCCTCGTCTTCGTCGGCAACACCGGCCCCCTCCTTGCCGTCACGAACTTCATGGTTCCCGTCGGGGAGCTCCTCATCGGCGTCGGTCTCATCTTCGGCGGGTTCGTCCGCCTGGCATCGTTCTTCGGCGCCCTCCTGATGGGATTTTTCTACTTTACGAACGCGGACTGGGCCGCCGGTGCCTTCTCCATCGAGATAGCAGCGATGTTACTGTTCATGACGCTGGCCGTCTTCGGCGCAGGCCGCGTCTTCGGCATCGATCAGTACCTCGAGTCGATGAACTGGGCACAGAACCGCTGGGCACGCTTGCTCATGGGGTAA
- a CDS encoding DUF5785 family protein — protein MADTTAQDWPHDPDGEKGSEGMRNFDMAVLSKMVEEDEFPLQKAEFVEEFGDWPVRINHKTVVSVADIFEDVEEESFENKVEFHRSVGRAIRKTGLWEYMPDAEPA, from the coding sequence ATGGCAGACACGACCGCTCAGGATTGGCCACACGATCCGGACGGCGAGAAGGGGAGCGAGGGCATGCGTAACTTCGACATGGCGGTGCTGTCCAAGATGGTCGAAGAGGACGAGTTCCCACTCCAGAAGGCGGAGTTCGTCGAGGAGTTCGGCGACTGGCCGGTCCGCATCAACCACAAGACGGTCGTCAGCGTCGCAGACATCTTCGAGGACGTCGAAGAGGAGTCCTTCGAGAACAAAGTGGAGTTCCACCGGTCAGTCGGGCGTGCCATCAGGAAGACCGGGCTCTGGGAGTACATGCCGGACGCCGAACCAGCCTGA
- the udk gene encoding uridine kinase translates to MKIPSFAIGIAGGTGAGKTTVAREITDRVGEAITLVPLDNYYEDLSHLPFEERVEVNYDHPSAFEWELLREQFDTLLSGQPVEMPRYDFENHVRKEETIHVEPTDVIVLEGILALYDDALNEMLDLHLYVETDADVRILRRIRRDVVERGRELEGVMQQYLSTVKPMHEQFVEPTKKDADIIIPEGANRIAVEVLQEKVLTELRS, encoded by the coding sequence ATGAAAATCCCCTCGTTCGCCATCGGCATCGCCGGTGGAACGGGTGCGGGAAAGACCACCGTCGCTCGAGAGATAACAGACCGGGTCGGCGAGGCGATCACACTCGTCCCGCTCGACAACTACTACGAGGACCTGAGCCATCTTCCCTTCGAGGAACGCGTCGAGGTCAACTACGACCACCCGTCGGCGTTCGAGTGGGAACTCCTCCGCGAGCAGTTCGATACGCTCCTCTCGGGTCAACCCGTCGAGATGCCCCGGTACGACTTCGAGAACCACGTCCGAAAGGAGGAGACGATCCACGTGGAGCCGACCGACGTCATCGTTCTCGAGGGTATCCTCGCCCTGTACGACGACGCGTTGAACGAGATGCTGGATCTCCACCTCTACGTCGAGACGGACGCCGACGTGCGCATCCTGCGTCGGATCCGCCGTGACGTCGTCGAACGGGGGCGCGAACTCGAAGGGGTCATGCAGCAGTACCTCTCGACGGTGAAGCCAATGCACGAACAGTTCGTGGAACCGACGAAGAAAGACGCCGACATCATCATCCCCGAGGGGGCGAACCGGATCGCTGTCGAAGTACTCCAGGAGAAGGTGCTGACCGAGCTGCGGTCCTGA
- a CDS encoding CBS domain-containing protein: MAELTLRDVMTRDFVGVSESDTVHGAVTVMRKEGVQDAVVLRGREPVGTITAGDILDLLVEGKDTETTTVDEVMQRDVPTLGSDAALGDVATKMLSTNSDLILVANNDDVLGVITASELARYTWGRPDGPEAERAVEENVTNPNTTTEEGYSNQSICEACGSLSRDLVNVNGQLLCPDCREM, translated from the coding sequence ATGGCCGAGTTGACCCTCAGAGACGTGATGACCCGGGATTTCGTCGGCGTCTCCGAGTCGGACACCGTCCACGGAGCCGTGACGGTGATGCGCAAAGAAGGCGTTCAGGACGCCGTGGTCCTCCGGGGTCGTGAACCGGTCGGCACCATCACCGCAGGAGACATCCTCGACCTGCTCGTCGAGGGCAAGGACACGGAGACGACCACGGTCGACGAGGTGATGCAACGAGACGTACCCACACTTGGGTCCGACGCAGCGCTCGGCGACGTCGCCACGAAGATGCTCTCCACGAATTCGGACCTGATCCTGGTCGCGAACAACGACGACGTCCTGGGCGTCATCACGGCCAGCGAACTGGCACGATACACGTGGGGACGCCCCGACGGTCCAGAAGCGGAGCGCGCCGTAGAAGAGAACGTCACGAACCCAAACACGACAACCGAGGAGGGATACTCGAATCAGAGCATCTGCGAGGCGTGTGGCTCGCTCTCCCGTGACCTCGTGAACGTCAACGGCCAGTTGCTCTGTCCGGACTGCCGAGAGATGTAA
- a CDS encoding phosphoglycerate kinase, translating to MGFQTLDDLTVAGRAVGVRVDINSPLDENAELADDARLRAHVDTLSELLERDGRVAILAHQGRPGGDEFEGLAPHAERLDELLDAPVGFTDTTFSGAARDAIDDLPDGEAIVLENTRFYSEEYMEFGPARAAQTHLVTRLSPHLDAFVNDAFAAAHRSQPSMVGFAHALPAYAGRVMQREIEILGNVDETPTPRAYVVGGAKIPDSMTVIRHSLEQGLADQILTTGLVANVFMLAAGHDLGDGSADIIYERGHWEEIDRAADLLEAYPEKIHLPTDVAIERDGTRVEIAVEDLPPTTDEAIKDIGTGTVESYRERLKTAGTTILNGPAGVFEEPSFQAGTRELFQVVADAGFSIVGGGDTSAAVRRFGIDGFDHISTGGGAALRLLTGEELPAIAVLEQ from the coding sequence ATGGGATTTCAGACCCTCGACGATCTGACGGTCGCAGGCCGCGCGGTCGGTGTCCGGGTCGACATCAACAGTCCGCTCGACGAGAACGCCGAGCTGGCCGACGACGCGCGGCTCCGGGCCCACGTCGATACGCTGTCTGAACTCCTCGAAAGGGACGGCCGGGTCGCGATCCTGGCCCACCAGGGGCGACCGGGCGGCGACGAGTTCGAGGGGCTCGCCCCACACGCAGAACGACTCGACGAACTGCTCGACGCACCGGTCGGGTTCACGGATACGACCTTCTCGGGAGCCGCTCGAGACGCCATCGACGACCTGCCGGACGGTGAGGCTATCGTCCTCGAGAACACTCGATTCTACAGCGAGGAGTATATGGAATTTGGCCCCGCTCGAGCGGCCCAGACGCATCTCGTCACCCGGCTCTCCCCCCACCTGGATGCGTTCGTCAACGACGCGTTCGCGGCGGCCCACAGGTCCCAGCCATCGATGGTCGGCTTCGCCCACGCGTTGCCGGCGTACGCGGGCCGTGTCATGCAACGGGAGATCGAAATCCTCGGGAACGTCGACGAGACGCCCACACCGAGGGCCTACGTCGTCGGGGGCGCCAAGATTCCCGATTCGATGACGGTGATTCGACACAGTCTCGAACAGGGACTCGCGGACCAGATCCTGACGACCGGTCTCGTGGCCAACGTCTTCATGCTCGCAGCGGGTCACGACCTCGGCGATGGATCCGCCGACATCATCTACGAACGTGGTCATTGGGAAGAGATCGATAGGGCTGCCGACCTGCTCGAGGCCTATCCAGAGAAAATCCACCTGCCGACCGATGTGGCCATCGAGCGGGATGGCACCCGGGTCGAGATCGCCGTCGAGGACCTCCCGCCGACCACCGACGAAGCCATCAAGGACATCGGAACAGGGACGGTCGAATCCTATCGTGAGCGACTAAAGACCGCTGGCACCACGATACTCAACGGGCCCGCCGGTGTCTTCGAAGAGCCGTCGTTCCAGGCCGGGACGAGGGAGCTCTTCCAGGTGGTGGCCGATGCGGGATTCAGTATCGTGGGCGGTGGCGATACCAGCGCGGCCGTGCGGCGCTTCGGGATCGACGGCTTCGATCACATCTCGACGGGTGGCGGCGCGGCCCTTCGGTTGCTCACCGGCGAGGAACTCCCCGCGATAGCGGTTCTCGAACAGTGA
- a CDS encoding N-acetyltransferase produces the protein MTETRVEAATMDDVDAVTAHWVALVEGQREYGAHLRGAENESAARSIIEQYVHAAGLGVARGHDGTTVAGFVMFHVERGLYEQDVRRGIVENVYVAPRHRGDGFGSALLEYAEEGLEDEGVDVLSLSVLVGNERARDWYEDRGYSPHRVTLERPVGDGDT, from the coding sequence GTGACCGAGACACGAGTCGAGGCGGCGACGATGGACGACGTCGATGCCGTCACGGCTCACTGGGTCGCTCTCGTCGAGGGACAACGCGAGTACGGCGCCCACCTGCGGGGTGCCGAGAACGAATCGGCCGCGAGATCGATCATCGAACAGTACGTCCACGCCGCTGGACTCGGCGTCGCGCGGGGCCACGACGGAACGACCGTTGCCGGGTTCGTCATGTTCCACGTCGAACGAGGGCTGTACGAACAGGACGTGCGACGAGGGATCGTGGAGAACGTCTACGTCGCTCCACGCCACCGCGGCGATGGATTCGGTTCCGCGTTACTGGAGTACGCCGAAGAGGGACTCGAAGACGAGGGGGTAGACGTACTCTCCCTCTCGGTACTCGTGGGAAATGAACGGGCTCGAGACTGGTACGAAGACCGGGGATACAGTCCACACCGCGTCACACTCGAACGCCCGGTCGGTGACGGAGACACCTGA
- a CDS encoding CBS domain-containing protein yields the protein MLIEDIMTRDVVTIDADASLQAAVVSMLRSGVGSVIVERDGVPSGICTETDALLAAAKTERPLTDIPISGAMTGDLVTGSPDMTVRKAIRTMTDHGIKKLPITAEFDVVGIVTMTDVVLHHSELIGEAHRLESDRSRWSED from the coding sequence ATGCTGATCGAGGACATCATGACGAGGGACGTCGTCACCATCGATGCCGACGCGTCACTCCAGGCCGCCGTCGTCTCGATGCTTCGGTCGGGCGTCGGGAGTGTCATCGTCGAACGGGATGGGGTACCGAGCGGTATCTGTACCGAGACCGACGCGTTGCTCGCCGCCGCGAAGACCGAACGGCCGTTGACGGATATCCCCATCTCGGGGGCGATGACCGGCGACCTCGTCACCGGGTCTCCCGACATGACCGTCCGGAAGGCAATCCGAACGATGACCGATCACGGCATCAAGAAACTCCCGATAACCGCGGAATTCGACGTGGTGGGGATCGTCACGATGACCGACGTGGTGCTCCATCACTCCGAACTCATCGGGGAGGCCCACCGTCTCGAATCGGACCGATCTCGGTGGTCGGAGGACTGA
- a CDS encoding DUF5784 family protein, with the protein MAKPLRFRHSRRGWSPAQVRDQLYRDLDANLGADQGDPWYRPPSGYEGVRFEMDNGDIALFAYSDSEAFWLGNTETPSALWRTDKFAFDEVPYQLSRWAQRELLAQLYDESPWLEPYPHVSWFFLPVFLSKDGRESSREFFSTHAAGFPDAEPESALELYESILGTGALDQYRYTMAGKLGTSPVLDRTRMASAMAEFNTAKLLLDNGYDIEPEAPVSTGHSIDYRAEGEQSVTLVEVTRPAPIHRRQASHPVAAVRDTAETKVNGQLDDHAGGVTLFVDCSGFRDDDWATVRDERPDVRHRPAVVYRMRPDGYVEGYTKGAVPLDIQTITLRN; encoded by the coding sequence GTGGCGAAACCCCTTCGATTCCGACACTCGCGTCGAGGCTGGTCGCCAGCGCAGGTTCGAGACCAGCTCTATCGCGACCTCGACGCAAACCTGGGAGCGGACCAGGGAGACCCCTGGTACCGCCCACCGTCCGGATACGAAGGGGTACGATTCGAGATGGACAACGGCGATATCGCGTTGTTCGCGTACTCGGACTCGGAGGCGTTCTGGCTCGGAAACACGGAGACGCCGAGCGCACTCTGGAGAACCGATAAGTTCGCGTTCGACGAAGTCCCCTACCAGCTATCCCGGTGGGCCCAACGGGAACTGCTGGCCCAGTTATACGACGAATCGCCGTGGCTGGAACCCTACCCGCACGTCTCCTGGTTCTTCCTGCCGGTATTCCTCTCGAAGGACGGGCGTGAGTCCTCCCGCGAGTTCTTCTCGACGCATGCTGCAGGCTTTCCCGATGCCGAACCGGAGAGCGCGCTGGAGCTCTACGAGTCGATCCTCGGGACCGGCGCGCTCGATCAGTATCGGTACACGATGGCCGGCAAATTGGGGACGTCGCCGGTTCTGGACCGGACCAGGATGGCGAGTGCGATGGCGGAGTTCAACACGGCCAAACTCCTGCTGGACAACGGCTACGATATCGAACCCGAGGCCCCCGTCTCGACGGGACACTCCATCGACTACCGAGCAGAGGGCGAACAGTCTGTCACACTGGTAGAGGTCACCCGACCGGCTCCGATCCATCGGCGGCAGGCCTCACACCCCGTCGCAGCCGTCCGCGACACCGCAGAGACGAAGGTCAACGGGCAACTGGACGACCACGCCGGTGGGGTGACGCTGTTCGTCGATTGTTCGGGCTTCCGGGACGACGACTGGGCGACGGTCCGCGACGAGCGACCCGACGTTCGACACCGACCCGCAGTCGTCTATCGGATGCGTCCGGACGGGTACGTCGAGGGGTATACGAAAGGCGCCGTACCCCTCGATATTCAGACAATTACCCTGCGGAACTGA
- a CDS encoding HEWD family protein, which produces MNAQIRSPSHRSCVRCGREEHYDENANSWQVAETVGDVYCIHSWDITGEFTPVVQ; this is translated from the coding sequence ATGAACGCGCAGATCCGATCCCCCTCACATCGATCGTGTGTACGATGTGGGCGCGAGGAACACTACGACGAGAATGCGAACAGCTGGCAGGTAGCCGAAACGGTCGGGGACGTCTATTGCATCCACTCCTGGGATATCACCGGCGAGTTCACACCGGTCGTGCAGTGA
- a CDS encoding helix-turn-helix domain-containing protein, producing MSIRQTPKPLPGELQSPRGKLVYLYLVQSEGATLADLKADLDLGALTLYSVLKTLRERGLVRREEDRFVTARPV from the coding sequence ATGTCCATCCGACAGACGCCGAAACCACTCCCCGGTGAACTGCAGTCCCCTCGCGGCAAACTCGTCTATCTGTACCTCGTCCAGTCCGAGGGAGCGACGCTGGCGGACCTGAAAGCGGACCTTGACCTCGGAGCGCTCACGCTCTACAGCGTGTTGAAGACGCTTCGAGAGCGGGGACTCGTGCGACGAGAAGAAGACCGATTCGTCACTGCACGACCGGTGTGA
- a CDS encoding acyltransferase codes for MGPEQSCTVPKRRHERLSRHATGDSQNSLWNWPDAKSPVVVARNYAAIVLARHSPSLRVKNWLYRRLGMTVGDGVSWGLEATPDVFWPELITIEDHAIVGYDATILCHEFLQNEYRTGEVTIGEHAMIGAGAIVLPGVRVGAGASVAANSLVTEDVPAGETVAGVPAAPIADD; via the coding sequence ATGGGCCCCGAACAATCGTGTACCGTGCCCAAACGGCGTCACGAACGGCTCTCCCGTCACGCGACGGGCGACAGCCAGAACTCGCTGTGGAACTGGCCCGATGCCAAGTCACCGGTGGTTGTCGCCAGGAACTACGCCGCCATCGTCCTGGCGCGTCACTCTCCGAGCCTCCGGGTGAAAAACTGGCTCTACCGTCGACTCGGGATGACCGTCGGTGACGGCGTCTCGTGGGGACTCGAGGCAACGCCAGACGTCTTCTGGCCGGAGTTAATCACGATAGAAGATCACGCGATCGTGGGCTACGATGCGACGATACTCTGCCACGAGTTCCTCCAGAACGAGTACCGGACTGGCGAGGTAACGATCGGTGAACACGCAATGATCGGGGCCGGCGCGATCGTTCTCCCGGGCGTCAGGGTCGGTGCCGGCGCATCGGTAGCGGCGAATTCGCTCGTGACCGAGGACGTGCCGGCGGGAGAGACGGTCGCCGGCGTTCCGGCTGCGCCGATCGCGGACGATTAA
- a CDS encoding mechanosensitive ion channel family protein yields MVFWDQLTGAQLRFVVGILILLGGLILGYVVGQFNARVLRSIGVPAAVEGTTVERTARKFGTTTVALIGRATSLIIYFVAILVALEFLGYFGSVVFLIQAGNVIPNLVLAVLILFVGLLIADKAEVFVSESLRSVKLPEIGLIPTAVRYTVVLAAVLLALAQVGISTTVLVVLFGAYVFAVVVVSVVALRHLLSSGAAGIYLLLNQPYGIGDRIAVGEREGVVQEVDVFVTYIEADGHEYIVPNHLVVRDGATLIRD; encoded by the coding sequence ATGGTATTCTGGGATCAGCTCACCGGTGCACAGCTCCGGTTCGTGGTCGGAATTCTGATCCTGCTCGGCGGGCTGATTCTGGGCTACGTCGTGGGGCAGTTCAATGCACGGGTGCTGCGCTCGATCGGCGTTCCGGCCGCCGTCGAGGGGACGACCGTGGAACGAACGGCCCGGAAGTTCGGGACGACCACGGTCGCGCTCATCGGCCGGGCGACGTCGTTGATCATCTACTTCGTCGCCATCCTCGTCGCCCTCGAGTTCCTGGGGTACTTCGGATCAGTCGTCTTCTTGATCCAGGCGGGGAACGTCATACCGAATCTCGTTCTGGCGGTTCTCATCCTGTTCGTCGGTCTGCTCATCGCGGACAAGGCCGAGGTGTTCGTGAGCGAATCGCTCCGGAGTGTCAAACTGCCAGAGATCGGCTTGATACCGACCGCAGTCAGGTACACCGTGGTCCTGGCTGCCGTTCTCCTCGCACTCGCTCAGGTCGGCATCTCGACGACGGTGCTCGTCGTCCTCTTCGGTGCGTACGTCTTCGCGGTCGTCGTGGTCTCGGTCGTCGCACTCCGCCACCTCCTCAGTTCCGGGGCCGCGGGTATCTATCTCCTGTTGAACCAACCATACGGAATCGGCGATCGCATCGCCGTCGGGGAGCGGGAGGGCGTCGTCCAGGAGGTGGACGTCTTCGTCACGTATATCGAAGCGGATGGACACGAGTACATCGTTCCGAACCACCTCGTCGTCCGTGACGGCGCCACACTGATACGAGATTAA
- the dacZ gene encoding diadenylate cyclase DacZ, translating to MAGIRDLFDPIVSDVDVLFLFSPSSSYYETARDIENLDLVVVDDENAVDAATFVKLPLSFSDIREQIRFGLEGALDRGHIEDGAAVAIAAPLFGDEIDMMTRTRADQSKHTGIYDLFVKSRAEPGVIRNVFEVAIELGRKGQKGKPVGALFVVGDAGKVMNKSRPLSYNPFEKSHVHVGDPIVNVMLKEFSRLDGAFIISDSGKIVSAYRYLEPSAEGVDIPKGLGARHMAAGAITRDTNAIAIVLSESDGMVRAFKSGELILELDPEEY from the coding sequence ATGGCCGGGATTCGCGATCTCTTCGACCCAATCGTGTCCGACGTCGACGTGTTGTTTCTCTTCTCCCCGAGTAGTTCGTACTACGAGACGGCCCGCGACATCGAGAACCTCGACCTCGTCGTAGTCGACGACGAGAACGCCGTGGACGCGGCAACCTTCGTCAAACTCCCCCTCTCGTTCAGCGACATCCGTGAACAGATCAGATTCGGCCTCGAGGGGGCGCTGGACAGGGGGCACATCGAGGACGGTGCTGCGGTGGCGATCGCTGCACCGCTGTTCGGCGACGAGATAGATATGATGACGCGGACCCGAGCGGACCAGTCGAAGCACACCGGTATCTACGACCTCTTCGTCAAATCACGGGCCGAACCCGGCGTCATCCGGAACGTCTTCGAGGTCGCCATCGAACTCGGGCGCAAGGGACAGAAGGGGAAACCCGTCGGCGCCCTATTCGTCGTCGGGGACGCGGGGAAGGTGATGAACAAGTCCCGGCCCCTGTCCTACAACCCCTTCGAGAAGTCCCACGTGCACGTCGGCGACCCCATCGTGAACGTGATGTTGAAGGAGTTCTCCCGGCTGGACGGTGCGTTCATCATCTCCGACTCGGGGAAGATCGTGAGTGCGTACCGGTACCTCGAGCCCTCTGCAGAGGGTGTCGACATCCCCAAGGGACTCGGTGCTCGTCACATGGCCGCGGGCGCGATCACCCGTGATACGAATGCCATCGCCATCGTTTTGAGCGAAAGCGACGGCATGGTCAGGGCGTTCAAGAGCGGCGAACTGATACTCGAACTCGATCCGGAGGAATACTGA